Proteins encoded together in one Undibacterium sp. CCC3.4 window:
- the apaG gene encoding Co2+/Mg2+ efflux protein ApaG, translating to MAAYEMRVTVVTKYLPEQSEPDRGSYVFAYTITIKNTGTVAAQVISRHWLITDAKNHAEEVKGLGVVGHQPFLPPGQSFEYTSGSSLATPQGSMKGVYFCVAEDAHRFEVEIPEFVLSIPRTLH from the coding sequence ATGGCCGCCTATGAAATGCGTGTCACCGTCGTGACAAAGTATTTACCCGAACAATCAGAGCCTGATCGCGGCAGTTATGTATTTGCATACACAATCACGATCAAAAATACCGGAACGGTTGCAGCCCAAGTGATTTCGCGTCACTGGCTCATTACCGATGCCAAAAACCATGCGGAAGAAGTGAAGGGGCTGGGAGTCGTCGGCCATCAGCCATTTTTACCGCCCGGGCAAAGCTTTGAATACACCAGTGGCAGTTCGCTCGCGACCCCGCAAGGCTCGATGAAGGGGGTGTATTTTTGCGTGGCCGAAGATGCACATCGGTTTGAAGTCGAGATTCCCG
- the rpe gene encoding ribulose-phosphate 3-epimerase, producing the protein MTTYRIAPSILSADFARLGEEVRQVVAAGADMIHFDVMDNHYVPNLTIGPLVCAAIRPHVQVPIDVHLMVKPVDRLIPDFAKAGANLISFHPEGSEHIDRTLQLIRDHGCQAGLVLNPATPLHVLEHVMDKLDLILLMSVNPGFGGQSFIPHTLKKIAAVRRLIDDSGRSILLQVDGGVKVDNIAAIAAAGADTFVAGSAIFGQADYHAVIAAMRSELAGV; encoded by the coding sequence ATGACTACTTACCGCATTGCCCCAAGCATACTTTCCGCCGATTTCGCCCGTCTCGGCGAAGAAGTTCGCCAAGTCGTCGCCGCCGGTGCCGACATGATTCACTTCGACGTCATGGATAACCATTATGTGCCGAATCTGACCATCGGCCCGCTGGTCTGTGCGGCCATCCGCCCGCATGTGCAGGTACCGATTGATGTGCATCTGATGGTCAAACCGGTCGACCGTCTGATCCCGGATTTTGCCAAAGCCGGGGCCAACCTGATCAGCTTCCACCCGGAAGGCTCGGAACATATCGACCGCACCCTGCAACTGATTCGCGACCACGGTTGCCAAGCCGGGCTGGTACTCAACCCGGCTACGCCTTTGCATGTACTCGAGCATGTGATGGACAAACTCGACCTGATTCTGCTCATGAGCGTCAATCCCGGCTTCGGCGGTCAATCATTTATCCCGCATACCTTGAAAAAAATCGCTGCAGTACGCCGTCTCATCGATGATTCCGGCCGCAGCATCTTGTTGCAAGTCGATGGCGGGGTGAAAGTCGACAATATTGCTGCCATCGCCGCCGCCGGTGCCGATACTTTCGTAGCCGGCTCCGCTATTTTCGGCCAAGCGGACTACCATGCCGTAATCGCCGCCATGCGCAGCGAATTGGCCGGAGTCTGA